A window from Fervidicoccaceae archaeon encodes these proteins:
- a CDS encoding 50S ribosomal protein L23, producing the protein MSSEQVLLYPVHTEKAINYIEKYNTLLFVVQRNATKLQIKEEFERRFGVRVEKVRTLITMRGEKRAFIKLHPEFNAEEIATRLGLL; encoded by the coding sequence GTGAGTAGTGAGCAGGTTCTGCTTTATCCGGTGCATACTGAAAAGGCAATTAACTATATAGAGAAATACAATACTCTGCTTTTCGTTGTGCAGAGAAATGCTACGAAGCTCCAAATAAAGGAAGAGTTCGAGAGGAGATTCGGAGTGAGAGTGGAAAAAGTTAGGACACTGATAACAATGAGGGGAGAGAAGAGGGCATTCATAAAGCTACATCCCGAATTCAATGCAGAGGAAATAGCAACAAGGCTTGGTCTCCTGTGA
- the rpl4p gene encoding 50S ribosomal protein L4, which produces MVLIIKPLPKQTILFSSSGEAKGNITLPSIFSIPVRKDLVKRAFLSEFTAGLQPKGRDPMAGKRTPAVSLGVGRGLARVPRIPDTSIGALANMTVGGRLAHPPRVEEKIHEEINKKEKRLATASALAATSYKELVLKRGHIYHGDSLPIIVEDDVESNINRALLAREFLRKIGVWEDIERSYERTRIRAGKGKMRGRRYVEPRSVLFILKSANSPFARAVRNFPGVDVSNARDVSVAMLAPGGVPGRLTVISNGALEELNKRFSGLVVIKSE; this is translated from the coding sequence ATGGTACTAATAATTAAACCACTGCCCAAACAAACCATTCTCTTCTCTTCTTCAGGAGAAGCCAAGGGGAACATTACATTGCCCTCAATCTTCAGCATCCCGGTGAGGAAGGATCTGGTGAAAAGAGCATTTCTATCAGAGTTCACAGCAGGACTTCAGCCAAAGGGTAGGGATCCAATGGCTGGAAAGAGAACGCCAGCAGTAAGTCTTGGGGTAGGGAGGGGACTAGCAAGAGTTCCTAGAATTCCAGATACCTCCATTGGAGCATTGGCCAATATGACCGTTGGAGGGAGGCTAGCGCATCCTCCCAGGGTGGAAGAGAAGATACATGAGGAAATAAACAAGAAGGAAAAAAGATTGGCTACAGCTTCAGCTCTGGCTGCTACATCTTACAAGGAGCTTGTTCTCAAAAGAGGACACATTTATCACGGAGACAGCCTACCAATCATAGTTGAGGACGATGTAGAATCGAATATCAACAGGGCTCTGCTTGCAAGGGAATTTCTGAGGAAAATTGGAGTATGGGAAGATATAGAGAGATCATATGAAAGGACGAGGATAAGGGCAGGAAAGGGGAAGATGAGAGGAAGAAGATACGTCGAGCCCAGAAGCGTTCTGTTCATTTTAAAGTCAGCAAATAGCCCATTTGCTAGAGCCGTCAGGAACTTCCCCGGTGTGGATGTCTCTAATGCGAGAGATGTTTCTGTAGCCATGCTAGCTCCTGGAGGAGTTCCAGGAAGACTTACAGTCATAAGCAATGGAGCTTTGGAGGAGCTGAACAAAAGATTCTCAGGCTTGGTGGTGATAAAGAGTGAGTAG
- a CDS encoding MoxR family ATPase, with the protein MTEKMEEESIETQDSIVEKVYEIYDKAYERMPSVRNPREAARVLREKYKLLVDEDVITLVFSSFIEGFPVLFEGPPGTGKTEIGEALLTLWAGRRAFVLPCSENYDEYRVIGDFHPLRAYKEGFNENSFVPRPLLASLILDSGILIDEIRRSSEEFQNLLLDIIDKRRIIIPELKKVYRATGEGFQIIFTSNPEDLAQNELSDAFMRRVVRITFGYPTLNKELEILKLRLGRAVDLYDEDTVLAALRAIEEIRKTDLLYRPGVADSVRWMGISARIAQLRNHEKVRSEDLIDGAKATLVKRPEEESIIMEIVKMHLERRV; encoded by the coding sequence ATGACCGAAAAAATGGAGGAAGAGTCCATAGAGACTCAGGACTCCATAGTGGAAAAAGTTTATGAAATTTATGACAAGGCATATGAGAGGATGCCCAGCGTACGAAATCCCAGAGAAGCAGCCAGGGTTCTGAGAGAGAAGTACAAATTGCTGGTGGATGAGGATGTAATAACGCTCGTCTTTTCCTCTTTCATTGAGGGTTTTCCAGTTCTGTTTGAAGGTCCTCCGGGTACCGGAAAGACGGAAATAGGAGAGGCACTGCTAACGCTATGGGCAGGCAGAAGGGCTTTCGTGCTGCCATGCAGTGAGAACTACGATGAATATAGAGTTATTGGCGATTTCCATCCACTCAGAGCATACAAAGAAGGTTTCAACGAGAACTCCTTTGTCCCCAGACCTCTTCTAGCTTCTCTAATCTTGGACAGCGGCATACTGATTGATGAAATTAGGAGAAGCAGCGAGGAGTTCCAAAATTTGCTTCTAGACATCATAGACAAAAGGCGAATAATCATCCCTGAGTTGAAGAAAGTCTACAGAGCTACTGGAGAGGGATTTCAAATAATATTTACAAGCAATCCAGAGGATCTTGCTCAAAATGAGCTCAGCGATGCATTTATGCGCAGGGTAGTCAGGATAACCTTCGGATATCCTACCTTGAACAAAGAGCTAGAGATATTGAAACTGAGGCTTGGAAGAGCTGTTGATCTGTATGATGAGGATACAGTGTTAGCAGCGCTCAGAGCTATAGAGGAAATAAGGAAAACCGACCTTCTCTACAGACCTGGAGTAGCCGATAGCGTCAGATGGATGGGAATAAGTGCCAGGATAGCTCAACTGAGAAACCACGAGAAGGTTAGGAGCGAGGATCTAATAGATGGAGCTAAGGCTACCCTTGTGAAGAGACCAGAAGAAGAGAGCATCATAATGGAGATAGTGAAAATGCATTTGGAAAGGAGGGTATAG
- a CDS encoding 50S ribosomal protein L2, producing the protein MGKKILSQREGRGSPTFRAPTHLRVAPARYPELPLDRTFRGIITNIVHDPGRWTPLAEIKLENGEVFYSPASEGSYVGQIIEIGPQAKVANGNILPLSSIPEGTQIFNIELKPGDGGKLVRVGGGYAQITGKSLATATVVLPSGKIKEIDIRSRATIGVAAGGGRIEKPLMKAGNAYYKWKAKSRPWPKVRGVAMNVVSHPFGGGSHQSESKPTTVSRRAPPGRKVGHIAARRTGRRKGKVQRTQ; encoded by the coding sequence GTGGGAAAAAAGATTCTATCACAGAGGGAAGGAAGGGGATCCCCCACATTCAGAGCTCCAACTCATCTTAGAGTTGCTCCAGCTAGGTATCCCGAGCTTCCGTTGGATAGGACATTTCGGGGCATCATAACAAATATAGTTCATGACCCTGGACGCTGGACGCCTCTAGCAGAAATAAAGTTGGAGAACGGGGAGGTCTTCTACTCTCCAGCATCGGAAGGTAGCTATGTAGGGCAGATCATTGAAATAGGTCCACAGGCGAAGGTCGCTAACGGAAACATACTTCCTCTCTCGTCGATTCCGGAGGGTACGCAGATCTTCAATATTGAGCTCAAGCCTGGAGATGGTGGAAAGCTGGTGAGAGTTGGAGGGGGATATGCTCAGATTACGGGAAAGAGCCTAGCTACGGCAACAGTGGTACTTCCCAGCGGAAAAATCAAGGAGATAGACATTCGTTCGAGGGCAACGATTGGAGTAGCAGCAGGAGGAGGAAGAATAGAGAAGCCTCTCATGAAGGCTGGAAATGCCTATTACAAATGGAAGGCAAAATCCAGACCGTGGCCTAAGGTCAGAGGAGTTGCTATGAACGTGGTTTCTCATCCTTTTGGAGGAGGAAGCCACCAATCTGAGAGCAAACCTACAACAGTCTCAAGAAGAGCGCCGCCAGGAAGAAAAGTAGGGCATATAGCTGCTAGAAGAACGGGAAGAAGAAAAGGAAAAGTCCAGAGAACTCAATAG
- a CDS encoding 30S ribosomal protein S19 — protein MSNIEIDSEWKGIRYRGYTIDKLIDVPMDDLVKLFPSRERRSIIRGFTPQQIKLLQKIRKARRTSKKIIRTHQRSMIILPEMLGLTIAIYNGKEFVPVRITPEMIGKRLGEFSPTTKSVKHGEPGLKATRSSMFTALK, from the coding sequence ATGAGCAACATAGAGATAGATAGCGAGTGGAAAGGAATAAGGTATAGAGGGTATACTATAGATAAGCTCATCGATGTTCCAATGGATGATTTAGTGAAGCTATTTCCATCGAGAGAAAGGAGGAGCATTATAAGGGGATTCACCCCCCAGCAGATCAAGCTCCTTCAGAAAATAAGAAAAGCTCGAAGGACCTCAAAGAAGATAATCCGAACTCATCAGAGGAGCATGATAATCTTACCTGAAATGCTTGGTCTAACCATAGCTATCTACAATGGAAAGGAATTTGTTCCAGTCAGGATCACTCCAGAAATGATAGGAAAAAGGCTTGGAGAGTTCTCTCCAACAACCAAATCAGTAAAGCATGGAGAGCCTGGCCTTAAGGCAACAAGGAGCTCCATGTTCACTGCTCTCAAGTGA
- a CDS encoding 30S ribosomal protein S3 has product MVNVKRYFIEKSMSLVKVDEYLARQFYRAGYSGVDVYRTPLGTRVVIKVERPALIIGRRGQTIKNLSTIFENYFGLENPQITVMPVENPDLDARVVAFRLAVSLERGFHFRRLAFAALKRIMSAGAIGAEIIISGKITSERARYEKFRAGKIYKTGEQVTYIVDKAVAHALLKPGIYGVKVIIVKPQRTKDTLLIRTPEEAGINLQEFIQKKEEVEAKPKEEKKEEPAEEQQEVNSSEPQSG; this is encoded by the coding sequence ATGGTAAACGTGAAGAGATATTTCATCGAGAAGTCAATGTCTCTTGTTAAAGTTGACGAATACCTGGCAAGACAATTCTATAGAGCAGGATATTCGGGAGTCGATGTGTACAGGACTCCTCTGGGTACCAGAGTAGTAATAAAGGTAGAAAGACCCGCTCTCATAATTGGGAGAAGGGGCCAAACAATAAAGAATCTCTCCACAATTTTTGAAAATTATTTTGGCTTGGAGAATCCTCAAATAACTGTAATGCCAGTCGAAAATCCTGACCTGGATGCGAGAGTTGTTGCCTTTAGATTGGCCGTATCGCTGGAGAGGGGCTTTCATTTTAGAAGGCTTGCCTTCGCGGCATTGAAGAGAATAATGAGTGCTGGAGCAATAGGAGCGGAAATAATAATAAGCGGAAAAATAACAAGCGAGAGAGCCAGATACGAGAAGTTCAGGGCGGGGAAAATTTACAAGACTGGTGAACAGGTAACTTATATCGTTGACAAAGCAGTTGCTCATGCCCTTCTCAAGCCTGGAATTTATGGTGTGAAGGTCATAATAGTGAAGCCGCAGAGAACGAAGGATACCTTGCTTATACGCACTCCAGAGGAAGCTGGTATAAATTTGCAGGAATTCATTCAGAAGAAGGAGGAAGTTGAGGCCAAGCCTAAGGAAGAGAAGAAGGAAGAGCCAGCTGAAGAGCAGCAGGAGGTGAACAGCAGTGAGCCTCAGTCCGGATGA
- a CDS encoding VWA domain-containing protein, which yields MTSAREDLSFNDDEEIEKIVRIAHAMREMGAKISSGEIEKAIRLYRTARMLTHYNYFPLSKVLLSVFAKRQEDVEKLEKVLRGSPYKRKIEEQKKEAPHEKRERKERRKTTERRRTEGYELTWKDMEKMSFKKLKRMKLDTIENFEKLNIYRKIEMLRNYYRTGNEAYLELLKDHIARASQKRKGSYESEEGRSLGNRYSFIERTIGKLAYNPELPWALSVLSREMGEEFTADVIKYLIMKGKRSLAEQIAYSMMNSARQKSERGRKIRSVQRKSRFDVRRTVYLTMRNNYPVPVYIGRIRKKEAVLLIDKSDSMRKHYGKAVALVASLYDTLKRIYLFDEDVKQISMKKWHSKLHLIEEIIAAGTSGYTNISRALRKVEAALKPGDNLIIVSDMEQTVADESYVHVINRLRRKNIKIFVYTTEKHVNELKEVLDAEVQAYL from the coding sequence ATGACCTCAGCAAGAGAGGATCTTTCATTCAATGATGATGAGGAAATAGAGAAGATAGTCAGAATAGCACATGCTATGAGAGAGATGGGAGCAAAAATTAGCTCGGGGGAGATTGAGAAAGCTATAAGATTATATAGAACAGCGAGGATGCTAACTCACTACAACTATTTTCCCCTCTCAAAGGTTCTGCTCAGCGTCTTTGCTAAAAGGCAGGAGGACGTCGAGAAGCTGGAGAAAGTCCTCAGAGGCTCTCCATACAAGAGGAAAATTGAAGAGCAAAAAAAGGAAGCGCCACATGAAAAAAGGGAGAGGAAGGAAAGGAGGAAAACAACAGAAAGGAGAAGAACTGAAGGGTATGAGCTTACCTGGAAAGATATGGAAAAGATGAGTTTCAAGAAGTTGAAGAGAATGAAGCTGGATACCATAGAGAACTTCGAGAAGTTGAATATATACAGAAAGATAGAAATGCTCAGAAATTACTATAGAACTGGAAACGAGGCTTATCTTGAACTTCTGAAAGATCATATAGCAAGAGCATCCCAGAAGAGAAAGGGATCCTATGAGAGCGAGGAGGGTAGATCCCTGGGGAACAGGTATTCGTTTATTGAGAGAACTATTGGGAAATTAGCATATAATCCAGAGCTTCCTTGGGCTCTCTCAGTGCTTTCAAGAGAAATGGGAGAGGAGTTCACAGCAGATGTCATAAAGTACCTGATTATGAAGGGCAAAAGATCGCTGGCAGAGCAAATAGCGTACAGCATGATGAATAGTGCTAGACAAAAAAGCGAGAGAGGAAGAAAAATAAGAAGCGTTCAGAGAAAGTCCAGGTTCGATGTCAGAAGGACAGTCTACTTGACAATGAGAAATAATTATCCAGTGCCCGTATACATTGGCAGGATAAGAAAGAAGGAGGCAGTTCTTCTGATTGACAAGAGCGATAGCATGAGAAAACATTATGGTAAGGCTGTGGCCCTCGTAGCTTCTCTATACGATACATTGAAGAGAATCTATCTCTTCGATGAGGATGTAAAGCAAATATCAATGAAAAAATGGCATTCCAAGCTGCATTTAATAGAGGAGATAATCGCTGCCGGCACATCTGGATACACTAATATTTCAAGGGCCCTGAGAAAGGTTGAGGCTGCGCTGAAGCCTGGAGACAATCTGATAATTGTGAGCGACATGGAGCAAACCGTTGCAGACGAATCCTATGTGCATGTGATAAATAGGTTAAGGAGAAAGAACATTAAGATATTTGTTTATACAACGGAAAAACACGTTAATGAGCTCAAGGAAGTTCTTGATGCTGAGGTTCAAGCTTATCTTTAA
- a CDS encoding 50S ribosomal protein L3, whose product MGHRKKSAPRRGSLAVRPRKRAEGILGRVRSWPTVSHEKIFPVGFLGYKVGMTHSMIIDDRRTSLTYGKQIFMPVTILETPPMILAGFRAYEFDTNHGKQPFTDVWADSSVLSSANIERLIKRFNPGKESSSKKLEEIESSLERIVELRALMLSQPMLAGGISKKKPELIEVALSGTDIKKQLEFATSSLGRKFTVSEIFSNGSFVDVIGITKGKGFQGPVKRFGIKVLPRWHKHRKAARKIGARGPGFGSVSTAPQAGQMGFHQRVDYNKRIIYIGDVSKHGEELLKKFNVPGGWHKYGLIKSDFVILAGSVPGPRKRPIILRYPIRPAPFVPEGAPRITYIHGIGEI is encoded by the coding sequence ATGGGACATAGAAAGAAGAGTGCCCCACGAAGGGGTAGCCTGGCAGTAAGGCCGAGAAAGAGAGCTGAGGGAATCCTAGGCAGGGTGAGAAGCTGGCCAACAGTATCACATGAAAAAATATTCCCTGTAGGGTTCCTTGGATATAAAGTGGGAATGACTCACTCCATGATAATAGATGATAGAAGAACATCTCTGACATATGGGAAGCAAATATTCATGCCAGTAACAATACTGGAAACTCCTCCAATGATTCTTGCAGGATTTAGAGCATATGAATTTGACACTAACCATGGAAAGCAACCATTCACAGATGTGTGGGCTGATAGCTCAGTCCTTTCCTCTGCAAACATAGAAAGGCTAATAAAGAGATTCAACCCAGGCAAGGAAAGCTCCTCAAAGAAGCTCGAGGAAATAGAGTCATCGCTTGAGAGAATAGTTGAGCTGAGAGCCCTAATGCTCTCTCAACCCATGCTTGCTGGAGGGATATCAAAGAAGAAACCTGAGCTAATTGAGGTTGCCCTCTCAGGAACAGATATAAAGAAACAGCTCGAGTTCGCCACATCATCTCTTGGCAGGAAATTTACCGTATCGGAGATATTCAGTAATGGTAGCTTTGTCGACGTCATTGGGATAACAAAAGGCAAGGGATTCCAGGGACCAGTGAAGAGGTTTGGCATAAAAGTGCTTCCAAGATGGCACAAGCACAGAAAGGCTGCAAGGAAGATAGGAGCAAGAGGACCAGGATTCGGTTCTGTCTCAACAGCTCCTCAGGCAGGGCAGATGGGATTCCATCAAAGAGTTGACTACAATAAGAGGATAATCTATATAGGAGATGTTTCAAAGCATGGAGAGGAACTGCTGAAGAAGTTCAATGTTCCTGGCGGATGGCACAAATATGGCTTAATAAAGAGCGACTTCGTCATTCTTGCAGGAAGCGTCCCAGGACCAAGAAAGAGACCTATTATTTTGAGATATCCTATTAGGCCTGCTCCATTTGTTCCGGAAGGTGCTCCAAGGATAACATACATACATGGAATTGGAGAGATATAG
- the rpmC gene encoding 50S ribosomal protein L29: protein MSLSPDEIRKMTPEQRKEKLNEIRVELMKLVMQAHIGTIDNPGKIRPLRKTLARILTIESEERKKQGEGK, encoded by the coding sequence GTGAGCCTCAGTCCGGATGAGATAAGGAAGATGACCCCGGAGCAGAGAAAGGAGAAGCTCAACGAAATTAGGGTTGAGCTGATGAAGCTGGTTATGCAAGCACACATAGGGACTATCGATAATCCTGGAAAGATAAGACCACTTAGAAAGACCCTAGCCAGAATACTGACCATAGAGTCTGAGGAAAGAAAAAAGCAGGGTGAAGGCAAGTGA
- a CDS encoding ribonuclease P protein subunit, with the protein MRLPTYSEILGAEAEVMSSADPSLNKRRGIIAGETKNTIILIEKGKELKLLKWNIVLRINPGRKDERVISGIDILGRPEERTKEILRTGKRWL; encoded by the coding sequence GTGAGACTTCCCACATATTCGGAAATTTTGGGAGCAGAGGCAGAGGTCATGAGCTCAGCAGATCCATCTCTGAACAAGAGAAGAGGAATAATTGCTGGAGAGACCAAGAACACAATCATACTAATTGAAAAAGGAAAGGAGTTGAAGCTGTTGAAGTGGAACATAGTTTTGAGAATCAATCCAGGAAGAAAAGACGAGAGAGTAATATCCGGTATTGATATCCTCGGCAGACCCGAGGAGAGAACAAAGGAAATCTTAAGAACGGGAAAGAGGTGGCTTTGA
- a CDS encoding 50S ribosomal protein L22 codes for MGAWRYSVKFEDERSIAKAVARDAPISPKKVINLANAIKGMRTEDAKKFLEKVIRLEEPVPNWTHNKKIPHKSGLSDRWGIPMGKYPVKAAKILLKLIRNAEANAEGKDLDVEKLRIIHISVKKGFVLKRYMPRAFGRSTPKYRRHSNIEIVVKEA; via the coding sequence ATGGGAGCATGGAGATACAGTGTTAAGTTTGAGGATGAGCGCTCTATTGCTAAGGCTGTGGCAAGGGATGCGCCGATAAGCCCCAAGAAGGTAATCAACCTAGCTAATGCTATAAAGGGAATGAGGACAGAAGATGCGAAGAAGTTCCTGGAGAAGGTAATCAGGTTGGAGGAGCCTGTTCCAAACTGGACTCATAACAAAAAGATACCCCACAAGAGCGGTTTGAGTGATAGATGGGGGATCCCAATGGGAAAATACCCAGTGAAGGCAGCCAAGATACTGTTGAAGCTCATAAGGAACGCTGAGGCGAATGCAGAGGGAAAGGATCTAGATGTCGAGAAGCTCAGAATAATTCACATCTCTGTCAAGAAGGGCTTCGTTCTGAAGAGGTACATGCCAAGAGCTTTTGGGAGATCAACCCCAAAGTACAGAAGACACTCCAATATAGAAATAGTAGTTAAGGAGGCATGA
- a CDS encoding 30S ribosomal protein S17 codes for MPRKKEEKNPGIEGIQIPSKKCEDPNCPFHGTIKVRGLVIEGVISSDKMDGTVVIEHNYMIFDRKYRRYERRRSKIHAHLPPCVEVKVGDKVLIGETRPISKTVSFVVLGKVR; via the coding sequence ATGCCTAGAAAAAAGGAGGAGAAGAATCCTGGCATTGAGGGCATTCAGATCCCCTCGAAGAAATGCGAGGATCCCAATTGCCCATTTCATGGAACTATAAAGGTCAGGGGACTCGTTATAGAGGGAGTGATAAGTTCGGACAAGATGGATGGAACAGTTGTGATAGAGCACAACTACATGATTTTCGATAGAAAGTACAGAAGATACGAGAGGAGAAGGAGCAAGATTCACGCTCATTTGCCTCCATGCGTGGAAGTCAAGGTAGGAGACAAGGTTCTAATCGGAGAAACAAGGCCCATCAGCAAAACTGTATCCTTCGTTGTGCTTGGAAAGGTGAGGTGA